In Actinoplanes lobatus, the DNA window TGACCGCGCCCTCGACCAGGGATGTCGGCGTCTGCGCGTTGAATTCGAGCAGCCGCGGGACCGTGCCGGCGCCGTTGTACCAGAGGTCGAAACGGCCGTAGACGGTCGGCGACCAGTCCGGCGTCTGCATCGGCAGGCGGCCGTCCGGATCCTTGTCGCGGTGCGTCCAGGTCTCGGCGTCACCGTCGAACCAGGTCCGGAGGATCTGCTCGTGGGTGTACTCGGGGATCCCGATACGGGTCAGGAAGCACGAGTCCGCGGTGCAGACCGAGGAGAAGAAGCCCTGGCGGCGGCCCTCGGCGGTGTGCCGGGGGCACTGACCGGCCATCCAGTCGCCGGCTTCCAGGCACATGGCGTAGAGGGCGGTGGTGGCCGCCTCCAGCTCCTCGATCTCGGCCGCGGTGAACTCGTAGTACGGGCCTTCCTGCCAGTACGAGTACGCCGTCCCGTCGGGCAGGACGTCGTCGTTGTACGTCAGCCCGAGACTGAAATTGGTCAGCTGCCAACCGTCCCGGACCGGACCGTACGGGATCCGCCGCACCTCAGCCCCCGGACCTGCTCGACGAACCGCTGCCGCCCTTGCCGACGACGCTGGTCTTGACGGTCCCGTTGCTGATCCGCCCGCTCGACGGCAGCCCGAACTTGGCACGCGAAGCGGCGTCGTTGTACGCGAACTTGGACCCGCCGGAGGGCAGCTTCTGGCCGACCGGGTAGCCCGACCGGTAGCCGGCGGAGTGCCAGATGAAGAAGCCGCTGCCACCCCCGCCGCCACCGTCGTCGTCGTCGCAGTTGTCCTCGTCGACGATCACTCCGTTGGCGTCGGCGCAGTAGAAGCCCTCGTCGACGTAGTCGTCGTTGTCGCACGCCGCCGTACCCCCCGCGGCCAGCAGGAGGAAGGTGCTGGTCAACGACACGGTCCGGGAACTCATGCGTCGGTTCATGATTACTTTGTAACTGTTCTCAGCAAGTTGCCAGCAACCACGATTCCTCAGTCCCTCGGTCCGCCGGCCACGTAAATCACCTGTCCGGAGACGAATCCGGCACCCTCACTCGCCAGGAAGGCGACAGTGTTCGCCACGTCCTCCGGACGGCCGGCCCGGGCCACCGGGATCTGGCTCACCGTGTGCTTCTCGAAGTCGGCGAAGTCGACGCCGATCCGGGCGGCGGTCGCCTTGGTCATGTCGGTCACGATGAAGCCCGGCGCCACCGCGTTCGCCGTGATGCCGAACTTGCCCAGCTCGATCGCGAGGGTCTTGGTGAAGCCCTGGAGCCCGGCCTTGGCGGCGGCGTAGTTGGCCTGGCCGCGGTTGCCGAGGGCGGAGGTGCTGGAGAGGCTGACGATCCGGCCGTACTCGGCGGCGACCATGTGCTCCTGGACGGCCCGGCTGAACAGGAACGCGCCGCGCAGGTGGACGGCCATCACCGTGTCCCAGTCGTCCTCGCTCATCTTGAAGAGCAGGTTGTCACGCAGCACGCCGGCGTTGTTGACCAGCACGGTCGGCGCGCCCAGCTCGGCGACGGTCCGCTCGACGGCGGCCACCACCTGGTCCTTGTCCGCCACGTCGGCACCGATGGCGATCGCCCGGCCGCCCGCCTCCTCGATCGCGGCCACCGTCTCGGCGCCGGACTTCTCGTCCAGGTCGACGACCGCCACGGCCAGGCCGTCGGCCGCGAGCTTGCGGGCGATCGCGGCGCCGATGCCGCGGGCGGCTCCGGTCACGATCGCGACACGAGAGGGTACGGACTGCGACATTGCGGCCTCCAGCAGGGTGATCTCCGTGACTGGAGGCCGAGCCTAAACCCCGTCAGGTGGTTCTGCGCATCCGGATCCACCGGTATCCGTACCCGCTGACCTTGATCTTGTCGAGTCCGTCCGGTTCCGGGTACTCCTGGTCGGCCAGCACGTCGTTCGGGAACTCCGCCTCCCCGGCCAGGCCGCTGAGATCGACCACCGCCTCGGCGTCGCTCAGATTGTGCACGAACAGCATGGTGCCGGTGAC includes these proteins:
- the fabG gene encoding 3-oxoacyl-ACP reductase FabG, with translation MSQSVPSRVAIVTGAARGIGAAIARKLAADGLAVAVVDLDEKSGAETVAAIEEAGGRAIAIGADVADKDQVVAAVERTVAELGAPTVLVNNAGVLRDNLLFKMSEDDWDTVMAVHLRGAFLFSRAVQEHMVAAEYGRIVSLSSTSALGNRGQANYAAAKAGLQGFTKTLAIELGKFGITANAVAPGFIVTDMTKATAARIGVDFADFEKHTVSQIPVARAGRPEDVANTVAFLASEGAGFVSGQVIYVAGGPRD